Proteins encoded together in one Pseudomonas arsenicoxydans window:
- a CDS encoding GAF domain-containing protein: MIDLQKSGQGLDGYGMLWAQLESLLADERDFIANAAQFSAFLFNQLDDLNWAGFYLNRNDELVLGPFQGQIACVRIPFGRGVCGTAASTLQTQRVEDVHAFAGHIACDSASNSELVVPLVKDGRLIGVLDLDSPKLARFTVEDQAGIEQLAAIFLRLTDC; this comes from the coding sequence ATGATCGATTTACAGAAGAGCGGCCAAGGCCTGGATGGTTACGGCATGTTGTGGGCGCAGTTGGAGTCGTTGCTGGCCGACGAACGTGATTTTATCGCCAACGCGGCGCAATTCTCGGCATTTCTGTTCAACCAGCTCGATGACCTGAACTGGGCCGGTTTCTACCTCAACCGCAACGATGAGCTAGTGCTGGGGCCGTTTCAGGGGCAGATCGCCTGTGTACGGATTCCGTTCGGTCGTGGCGTGTGCGGAACCGCGGCGTCCACCTTGCAGACCCAGCGTGTCGAAGACGTGCACGCCTTTGCTGGGCACATCGCGTGCGACAGCGCCTCCAATAGCGAACTCGTCGTGCCGCTGGTCAAGGACGGTCGCTTGATCGGCGTGCTGGACCTGGACAGCCCGAAGCTGGCGCGTTTTACCGTTGAAGATCAGGCCGGTATCGAGCAACTGGCGGCGATTTTTCTGCGTCTGACCGATTGTTGA
- a CDS encoding ATP-binding protein produces the protein MDSRLNAFLERADAVLARIEPLLPAPRQAIDWTHCLAARWQREGRSGFLLPLQVSLDTRLSDLIGVDRQVEQLGRNTQQFLDGMPANHALLWGSRGTGKSSLVRALLAEHANAGLRLIEIERDHLADLPRVVEQIARLPQRFVLFCDDLSFESGEGDYRVLKSVLDGSLEQAPDNVLLYATSNRRHLVPEKESDNENWKRVDGELHPSEAVEDKIALSDRFGLWLSFYPFTQEHFLNVVEHWIGQLADKAGLAWQRDEQLDILAVRWATGRGNRNGRCAYQFARYWVGLKLLEQKA, from the coding sequence GTGGATTCCCGATTGAATGCTTTTCTTGAACGCGCCGATGCCGTTCTGGCCCGTATCGAGCCACTGCTGCCAGCGCCTCGGCAAGCCATCGACTGGACTCATTGCCTGGCCGCACGCTGGCAGCGCGAGGGGCGCAGCGGTTTTCTGTTGCCACTGCAAGTGAGCCTCGACACGCGCTTGTCCGACCTGATCGGTGTCGACCGCCAAGTGGAACAACTGGGGCGCAATACCCAGCAGTTCCTCGACGGCATGCCTGCCAACCACGCGTTGCTGTGGGGCTCGCGCGGCACCGGTAAATCGTCGCTGGTGCGTGCCTTGCTGGCCGAGCACGCCAACGCCGGCCTGCGGTTGATCGAGATCGAGCGCGATCACCTGGCGGATCTGCCGCGAGTGGTCGAACAGATTGCCAGGTTGCCCCAGCGTTTTGTGCTGTTTTGCGATGACCTGTCGTTCGAGTCGGGCGAGGGCGACTATCGCGTGCTCAAGAGCGTGCTCGACGGATCGCTTGAACAGGCGCCGGATAACGTTCTGCTGTACGCCACTTCCAACCGTCGCCACCTGGTCCCGGAAAAGGAAAGCGATAACGAAAACTGGAAAAGGGTCGACGGCGAACTGCATCCCAGCGAGGCGGTGGAAGACAAGATCGCGCTGTCGGACCGTTTTGGATTGTGGCTGTCGTTCTATCCATTTACTCAAGAGCATTTCCTAAACGTCGTCGAACACTGGATCGGGCAGTTGGCCGATAAAGCGGGCCTGGCGTGGCAGCGTGACGAACAACTGGACATCCTCGCGGTGCGCTGGGCCACGGGCCGAGGCAATCGCAACGGACGTTGCGCGTATCAATTTGCCCGCTATTGGGTCGGGCTGAAGTTGTTGGAGCAAAAAGCATGA